A DNA window from Gillisia sp. Hel1_33_143 contains the following coding sequences:
- a CDS encoding phage holin family protein: protein MAFEKLTNSINNLNDNVRELAKSSADYYKLDLYKKVMKGAIFLINLMIICFVCLLVVSFLSIAVAISIGEALGHLSYGYYIMGGFYALIFILFRIFGKKKIEKIVLLKSSKTFFND, encoded by the coding sequence ATGGCATTTGAAAAACTAACCAATAGTATTAATAATTTAAATGATAATGTTCGGGAACTAGCCAAGAGCAGTGCCGATTATTATAAGTTAGACCTTTATAAAAAGGTTATGAAAGGGGCTATTTTCCTTATCAATCTTATGATCATTTGTTTTGTATGCTTATTGGTAGTTTCATTTTTATCAATAGCCGTTGCGATTAGTATAGGAGAGGCTTTAGGACATCTGAGCTATGGATATTATATTATGGGTGGTTTTTATGCCTTAATATTTATTCTATTCCGAATTTTTGGAAAGAAAAAGATAGAGAAGATCGTTCTTTTAAAATCTTCGAAAACTTTCTTTAACGATTAA
- a CDS encoding LysE family translocator, which translates to MFQDVLAAIPLGFFLAFLLGPVFFVLLETAAIKGFRAAISLDLGVILADIIFLFIAYLSTSKLLASLKDDPALFIFGGMILATYGVMTFIQTKKSIPHDEESPEVRKLGRGDYFGLAAKGFLLNFINIGVLGFWLGLIIVFGPTLNMETNRIIVFFSTVLLTYLFFDILKILLAKKLNRKLTPSRIFRMKRGISIIMIIFGAILISRGVFPKRIENLQDRIDLIQPGEIVFDLDKDSK; encoded by the coding sequence ATGTTTCAAGATGTTTTGGCTGCCATACCCCTAGGATTTTTTCTAGCGTTCCTTTTAGGTCCGGTATTTTTTGTATTGCTTGAAACCGCTGCCATCAAAGGCTTTAGAGCGGCAATATCTTTAGATCTGGGAGTTATATTGGCAGATATAATATTCTTGTTCATAGCTTATCTAAGTACTTCTAAGTTGCTGGCTAGTTTAAAAGACGATCCGGCACTTTTTATTTTTGGAGGTATGATCTTGGCCACCTATGGGGTTATGACCTTTATACAGACAAAGAAATCTATTCCTCATGATGAAGAGTCGCCAGAGGTAAGAAAGCTCGGGAGAGGCGATTATTTTGGCTTAGCAGCCAAAGGATTTTTATTGAACTTCATAAATATTGGAGTTCTTGGTTTTTGGCTAGGTTTAATAATTGTATTTGGTCCAACTCTTAATATGGAAACGAATAGAATTATAGTATTCTTTAGTACTGTTCTATTAACTTATTTATTCTTTGATATTCTTAAAATATTATTAGCGAAGAAATTAAATAGAAAACTTACACCTTCCAGAATCTTTAGAATGAAGAGAGGGATAAGTATTATAATGATAATTTTTGGAGCTATTCTTATAAGTAGGGGAGTTTTTCCTAAAAGGATTGAAAATCTTCAAGATAGAATTGATCTTATACAGCCAGGAGAAATTGTTTTTGACCTAGATAAAGATTCCAAATAG
- a CDS encoding DUF6327 family protein: MKQYTSFEEIDRDLKILKLQNEIDKEEVKINIHHTKEALSPVSMIGGMVSSVFQKAIVLKAVSKIFGVKRVVTSN; this comes from the coding sequence ATGAAACAATATACCTCATTTGAAGAAATAGATAGAGATTTGAAGATTTTAAAGCTTCAAAATGAAATTGATAAGGAGGAGGTGAAGATTAATATTCATCATACCAAGGAAGCTTTGTCTCCCGTTTCTATGATTGGTGGAATGGTAAGTTCTGTATTTCAGAAAGCCATTGTATTAAAAGCGGTATCAAAGATATTTGGCGTTAAAAGAGTAGTTACTTCTAACTAG
- a CDS encoding head GIN domain-containing protein: MKNIIFTLFILAGITGYAQEISIDLDNFTEIEVSNGLKVNLIKSEENKAIISGNSRDKVEINQKDGAIKVQTSLNHIWNEDNTIVNIYYKQLLRVEARQNADVELCGKIFQPIIEFKSAEGSDIYANIEVENFIARSITGGNLVIIGTAIDQIIDLKASGDFKGENLIGETVDISLSAGGKANVYAKKYVKATVIAGGTIYVYGKPEKLDKKTTFGGTIKKIK; encoded by the coding sequence ATGAAAAACATAATTTTTACCCTATTTATCCTTGCGGGGATTACTGGTTACGCACAAGAAATAAGTATAGATCTAGATAATTTTACAGAAATTGAAGTATCTAATGGACTTAAAGTGAATCTTATAAAAAGTGAAGAAAATAAAGCTATTATCTCTGGGAATAGTAGAGATAAGGTTGAAATTAACCAAAAAGATGGAGCTATAAAGGTTCAAACATCTTTGAATCATATCTGGAATGAAGATAATACCATCGTTAATATATATTACAAACAATTACTACGTGTAGAGGCCAGACAAAATGCAGATGTAGAACTTTGTGGAAAGATATTTCAACCAATAATAGAATTTAAATCTGCTGAAGGTTCTGATATCTATGCAAATATTGAAGTAGAGAATTTCATAGCAAGATCTATAACTGGTGGTAATTTAGTAATTATAGGAACTGCTATAGATCAAATAATAGATCTAAAAGCTTCTGGAGATTTCAAAGGTGAAAACCTTATTGGTGAAACGGTAGATATAAGTCTTAGTGCAGGTGGAAAAGCCAATGTGTATGCAAAGAAATATGTAAAAGCTACTGTAATAGCAGGAGGAACTATATATGTATATGGAAAACCTGAAAAATTAGATAAAAAAACCACATTTGGAGGTACAATTAAAAAGATAAAGTAA
- the rnr gene encoding ribonuclease R gives MKKNNRKKEGSKNQGSMSKSIIDILRKSPDATFNYKQIAAKLGVDDPSSRNKIIRSLAQLAAKKQIQEEDRGKFKIVANLDYYKGVLDMTTKGFGYVVVEELEDDVFIPANSLNKALNGDEVEIYIYNKRRNKKSEGEIVKILKRKRTDFVGVLQMQKTFGFVAIQDPKMYTDIFVQKNKMKDAQDGDKVVVTLEEWPEKADSPFGTIKEVLGKPGEHNTEIHSILAQYGLPHEFEKEVEDFANNIDTSIQSEEIKKRKDLRDVLTFTIDPKDAKDFDDALSFRILENGNYEIGIHIADVSHYLQPGTVLDDEAYQRATSVYLVDRVVPMLPEILSNNACSLRPNEEKYTFSAIFEIDKKAHVVNQWFGRTVTLSDARFAYEEAQHIIETKEGNIPEEISIQDKAYSVNDEIVHAVTTLNDLAVVMRGRRMREGAISFDKVEVKFELNEKSEPIGVFFKTSKEANKLIEEFMLLANRKVAEFIGKQKPKKTFVYRCHDEPDESKLNSLQTVIAKFGYKLDLKDKKSINNSLNNLLSSVQGSKEQNMVDTLTIRTMSKAYYSTENIGHYGLAFDYYSHFTSPIRRYPDVMTHRLLQRYLDEKASAPEEEYEEKCHHSSEMESLATSAERDSIKFMQVKFMIDHQDENFLGVISGVTEWGIYVEIEENKCEGMVRLRDISDDHYEFDEEQYAIIGRKTGKKYQLGDEVYVNVKNADLVKRHLDFNLVGSKEEVEK, from the coding sequence ATGAAGAAAAATAATAGAAAGAAGGAAGGATCCAAGAATCAAGGAAGTATGTCTAAGAGCATTATAGATATTCTTAGAAAATCTCCGGATGCTACCTTTAATTATAAACAGATTGCTGCAAAACTTGGTGTTGACGATCCAAGTTCTAGAAATAAGATTATTAGAAGTTTAGCACAGCTTGCTGCTAAAAAGCAAATTCAAGAAGAAGACAGAGGAAAATTTAAGATTGTTGCCAATTTAGATTATTATAAAGGTGTGCTGGATATGACCACTAAAGGTTTTGGTTATGTGGTAGTAGAAGAGCTGGAAGATGATGTTTTTATCCCTGCTAATTCATTGAATAAAGCATTGAATGGTGATGAAGTGGAAATTTACATTTATAATAAAAGAAGGAATAAAAAATCTGAAGGAGAGATCGTTAAGATCTTAAAGAGAAAGCGTACAGATTTTGTTGGAGTACTTCAGATGCAGAAAACGTTTGGTTTTGTAGCTATTCAGGATCCAAAAATGTATACAGATATTTTTGTTCAGAAGAATAAAATGAAAGATGCTCAGGATGGAGATAAGGTTGTAGTAACTTTAGAAGAATGGCCGGAAAAAGCAGATTCTCCTTTTGGAACCATCAAAGAAGTTTTAGGAAAACCGGGAGAACATAATACAGAAATTCATTCCATTTTAGCGCAATATGGATTGCCTCATGAATTTGAGAAAGAGGTAGAAGATTTTGCAAATAATATTGATACATCTATTCAATCAGAAGAAATTAAAAAGCGTAAGGATCTAAGAGACGTATTAACGTTTACTATAGATCCAAAAGATGCTAAAGATTTTGATGATGCTTTGAGTTTTAGAATTTTAGAGAATGGTAATTATGAAATTGGAATTCATATTGCAGATGTATCTCATTATTTACAACCAGGTACTGTCTTAGATGATGAAGCATATCAACGCGCTACTTCTGTATATTTGGTAGATAGAGTAGTACCTATGTTGCCAGAGATACTTTCTAACAATGCTTGTTCTTTACGTCCAAATGAAGAAAAATATACTTTTTCGGCCATTTTTGAGATCGATAAAAAAGCACATGTAGTAAACCAGTGGTTTGGTAGAACGGTTACCTTGTCTGATGCTCGTTTTGCTTATGAGGAAGCGCAGCATATCATAGAAACTAAAGAAGGAAATATTCCTGAAGAGATCTCTATTCAAGATAAAGCTTACAGTGTTAACGATGAGATCGTACATGCTGTAACCACACTTAATGATCTTGCTGTGGTAATGAGAGGCAGAAGAATGAGAGAAGGCGCTATATCTTTTGATAAGGTTGAAGTTAAATTTGAATTGAACGAAAAAAGTGAACCAATTGGAGTTTTCTTTAAAACGTCTAAAGAAGCTAATAAGCTTATTGAAGAATTCATGTTACTTGCCAATAGAAAAGTTGCAGAATTTATAGGAAAACAGAAGCCCAAAAAGACATTTGTATACAGATGTCATGATGAGCCAGATGAATCTAAATTGAACTCATTGCAAACCGTAATTGCAAAATTTGGATATAAATTAGATCTTAAAGACAAGAAATCTATCAATAATTCGCTAAATAATCTTCTTTCTTCTGTTCAAGGATCTAAAGAGCAGAATATGGTAGATACACTTACCATTAGAACCATGAGTAAGGCATATTACAGTACAGAGAATATTGGTCATTATGGTCTGGCATTTGATTATTACTCACATTTTACTTCTCCAATTAGAAGATATCCGGATGTGATGACGCATAGATTATTGCAGCGTTATTTAGATGAAAAAGCTTCTGCTCCAGAAGAAGAGTATGAAGAAAAATGTCACCATAGTAGTGAAATGGAAAGTCTTGCAACTAGTGCAGAAAGAGATTCTATTAAATTCATGCAGGTAAAATTCATGATAGATCACCAGGATGAAAATTTCTTAGGAGTGATCTCCGGAGTTACAGAGTGGGGAATCTATGTAGAGATTGAAGAAAATAAATGTGAAGGAATGGTGAGATTACGGGACATTAGCGATGATCACTACGAATTTGATGAAGAACAATATGCTATCATTGGCCGTAAAACAGGTAAGAAATATCAGTTGGGTGATGAAGTGTATGTGAATGTAAAAAATGCTGATCTGGTTAAAAGACATTTAGATTTTAATTTGGTTGGAAGTAAAGAAGAAGTAGAAAAATAA
- a CDS encoding YtxH domain-containing protein encodes MANTGSTLLALVTGAAIGAAVGLLYAPESGDKTRKKITKESKKAQDQFNQKYKETSSNLSSKAKKARYDFETRLEETLSSASYKADEILSAMESKLEDLRKQNAKLQKDVKSETNSNTPNQAVV; translated from the coding sequence ATGGCAAATACAGGAAGTACTTTACTTGCATTGGTAACCGGAGCCGCTATTGGAGCAGCTGTTGGATTGTTATATGCACCAGAAAGTGGTGATAAAACACGTAAAAAAATTACAAAGGAGTCTAAAAAAGCTCAAGATCAATTCAACCAAAAGTATAAAGAGACTTCTTCAAACTTATCTAGTAAAGCTAAAAAAGCGAGATACGATTTTGAAACACGTTTAGAAGAAACTCTATCTTCTGCTAGTTACAAAGCAGACGAGATATTATCTGCAATGGAATCTAAATTAGAGGATCTTAGAAAGCAAAATGCTAAATTACAGAAAGATGTAAAATCTGAGACTAACTCTAATACTCCAAATCAAGCAGTAGTTTAA
- a CDS encoding glutamine--tRNA ligase/YqeY domain fusion protein: MAEVKKSLNFIEQIIEEDLKNDYSREELKFRFPPEPNGYLHIGHASSICLNFGLGERYNAPVNLRFDDTNPTKEEQEYVDAIKEDVLWLGYKWENECYASDYFQQLYDWSVVMIKNGQAYVDSQTSVEIAEQKGTPTTVGKNSPYRDRSVEENLDLFEKMKNGETVEGAHVLRAKIDMASTNMLMRDPIMYRSLHKKHHRTGENWKIYPMYDWAHGESDFIESISHSFCTLEFVMHRELYNWFLEKIDTQAKLKPKQREFARRNLSHTVVSKRKLLQLVEKGIVNSWNDPRMPTISGLRRRGYTPSSIRKFADTIGIAKRENIIDVSLLEFCIREDLNKHAPRVMGVLDPVKLVITNYEDGKEELLETENNPEDESAGTREIPFSKELYIEREDFKEEANRKFFRLTLGKEVRLKSAYIIKGESVVKDAEGNISEIHCTYDPKSKSGSGSEESLRKVKGTLHWVSAKHALKAEIRLYDRLFTVEAPDADKEKDYLDFINPDSLTTITGYVEPSLRNASVSDKFQFQRIGYFCVDKDSAVEKLVFNRTVTLKDSWTKKD; the protein is encoded by the coding sequence ATGGCAGAAGTAAAAAAATCACTCAATTTTATTGAGCAAATTATAGAAGAAGATCTTAAGAATGATTACTCCCGAGAGGAATTGAAATTTAGATTTCCACCAGAACCTAATGGATACCTGCATATTGGTCATGCTTCCTCTATTTGTTTAAATTTTGGATTAGGGGAACGTTATAACGCACCTGTAAATTTAAGATTTGATGATACCAACCCTACCAAAGAAGAGCAAGAATACGTAGATGCTATTAAAGAAGATGTTCTTTGGTTAGGATATAAATGGGAAAATGAATGCTATGCATCAGACTATTTTCAACAACTGTATGATTGGTCTGTAGTGATGATCAAAAATGGTCAGGCTTATGTAGACAGTCAGACTTCTGTTGAAATTGCAGAACAAAAGGGAACTCCAACTACTGTTGGTAAGAATAGTCCTTATAGAGATCGTTCTGTAGAAGAAAATCTGGATCTATTCGAAAAAATGAAAAACGGGGAAACCGTAGAAGGAGCGCATGTTTTGAGAGCCAAAATAGATATGGCTTCTACTAATATGCTTATGAGAGATCCTATTATGTACCGTAGTTTACACAAGAAGCACCACAGAACAGGAGAAAATTGGAAGATCTATCCAATGTATGATTGGGCACATGGAGAAAGTGATTTTATAGAAAGTATATCTCATTCTTTTTGTACACTAGAGTTCGTAATGCATAGAGAGCTTTATAACTGGTTTTTAGAGAAAATAGATACTCAAGCTAAGCTTAAGCCAAAACAACGCGAATTTGCGCGTAGAAACCTTAGTCATACCGTGGTGAGTAAGCGTAAATTATTACAACTGGTTGAGAAAGGTATCGTAAACTCTTGGAATGATCCTAGAATGCCTACAATTTCTGGTCTAAGAAGAAGAGGTTATACGCCTTCTTCAATTAGAAAATTTGCGGATACAATTGGAATTGCTAAGCGTGAGAATATAATAGATGTGTCTTTATTAGAATTCTGCATAAGAGAAGACCTTAATAAGCATGCACCTAGAGTTATGGGTGTTTTAGATCCGGTAAAATTGGTTATTACCAATTATGAAGATGGAAAAGAAGAATTACTAGAAACTGAAAATAATCCTGAGGATGAAAGTGCAGGAACAAGAGAAATTCCTTTTTCAAAAGAACTTTATATAGAACGGGAAGATTTTAAAGAAGAAGCAAATCGCAAATTCTTCAGGCTAACCCTCGGAAAAGAAGTAAGACTTAAGAGTGCTTATATTATTAAAGGGGAAAGTGTTGTTAAGGATGCGGAAGGAAATATTTCTGAAATTCACTGTACCTATGATCCTAAAAGCAAAAGTGGAAGTGGGAGTGAAGAATCTCTAAGAAAGGTTAAAGGAACGCTACACTGGGTTTCTGCTAAGCACGCTTTAAAAGCAGAAATAAGGTTGTATGACAGACTATTTACAGTAGAGGCTCCAGATGCAGATAAAGAAAAGGATTATCTAGACTTCATTAACCCAGATTCGTTAACAACCATTACTGGTTATGTTGAACCGAGTTTAAGAAATGCATCAGTTTCAGATAAGTTCCAATTTCAAAGAATAGGTTATTTCTGCGTAGATAAAGATTCAGCAGTAGAAAAATTGGTATTTAATAGAACAGTTACACTTAAAGATTCTTGGACTAAGAAAGATTAA
- a CDS encoding SPFH domain-containing protein: MIEAVIIPIVVVLAIIILFTGIFTVKQQTSVVLERFGKFQAIRSSGLQFKIPVIDQIAGRINLKVQQLDVLVETKTKDDVFVKLKISVQFQVIKTNVYDAFYKLESPHDQITSYVFDVVRAEVPKMKLDDVFERKDDIAIAVKRELNQAMQDYGYDIIKTLVTDIDPDAQVKSAMNRINAAEREKVAAEYVAEAERIKIVAKARAEAESKRLQGQGIADQRREIARGLEESVDVLNNVGINSQEASALIVVTQHYDTLQSIGEHTNSNLILLPNSPQAGSDMLNNMIASFTASNQIGEAMKEKNAQLGIEIKKKKRDRPESGYSTDSEI, from the coding sequence ATGATTGAAGCTGTTATTATCCCCATTGTTGTTGTCTTGGCAATAATTATTCTTTTTACAGGAATTTTTACTGTAAAGCAACAAACTTCTGTAGTATTAGAGCGTTTTGGAAAATTCCAAGCTATTAGGAGCTCTGGTTTACAATTTAAGATACCTGTTATTGATCAGATAGCCGGAAGGATCAATTTAAAAGTACAACAATTAGATGTTTTGGTAGAGACTAAAACTAAAGATGATGTATTTGTAAAATTAAAGATCTCTGTGCAATTTCAGGTTATCAAAACCAATGTTTATGATGCTTTTTATAAATTGGAAAGTCCGCATGATCAAATAACTTCCTATGTTTTTGATGTTGTTAGAGCTGAAGTTCCTAAAATGAAGCTAGATGATGTTTTTGAACGTAAAGATGATATAGCTATTGCGGTTAAGCGTGAGCTTAATCAGGCCATGCAAGATTATGGTTATGATATCATAAAAACGCTTGTAACAGATATAGATCCAGATGCTCAGGTAAAATCTGCTATGAACAGAATTAACGCAGCAGAAAGAGAGAAAGTAGCTGCAGAATATGTAGCAGAGGCAGAACGTATAAAAATTGTAGCCAAAGCCCGTGCAGAAGCAGAAAGTAAAAGATTACAAGGTCAGGGTATTGCAGATCAAAGGAGGGAGATAGCTAGAGGATTAGAAGAAAGTGTAGATGTGCTTAACAACGTAGGTATAAATTCTCAAGAAGCTTCAGCACTAATAGTGGTTACTCAGCATTATGATACCCTACAATCTATAGGTGAACATACTAATAGCAATCTTATTTTGTTACCTAATTCTCCTCAAGCTGGTAGCGATATGTTAAATAATATGATAGCATCTTTTACAGCATCTAATCAGATTGGAGAAGCGATGAAAGAAAAGAATGCACAATTAGGCATAGAGATCAAAAAGAAGAAAAGAGATAGACCAGAGTCTGGATATAGCACAGATTCTGAAATATAA
- a CDS encoding GNAT family N-acetyltransferase: MEIRIKAFKELSIDELYDLLQLRSEIFVVEQDCVYQDIDGKDQKALHIIGSKDGRIVAYTRCFNSGIYFEEASIGRVVVAKDQRKYGLGHEIMKASLKAIQDHFKTDSIKLSAQQYLVKFYESHGFKTIGEGYLEDGIPHIAMIRS, translated from the coding sequence ATGGAAATTAGAATAAAGGCCTTTAAAGAGCTTAGTATAGATGAATTATATGATCTATTGCAGTTAAGATCTGAAATTTTTGTGGTAGAACAAGATTGCGTATACCAAGATATTGATGGGAAAGACCAAAAAGCTTTGCATATTATAGGCTCTAAAGATGGTAGAATTGTAGCCTATACCCGTTGCTTTAACAGTGGAATCTATTTTGAAGAAGCATCAATTGGAAGAGTGGTTGTTGCTAAAGATCAACGTAAATATGGACTAGGTCATGAAATTATGAAAGCTTCTTTAAAAGCAATTCAAGACCATTTTAAAACAGATTCTATTAAGCTTTCTGCACAACAATACCTCGTCAAATTCTATGAATCTCATGGTTTTAAAACTATAGGAGAAGGATATTTAGAAGACGGTATCCCACATATAGCAATGATAAGATCTTAA
- a CDS encoding cation diffusion facilitator family transporter, with the protein MGHSHDHSHAHPEVKGKNLLISIGLNILITVAQIIGGFLSGSLSLLSDALHNLSDVISLIISYVANRLSKKDASLNKTFGFKRAEIIAAFVNAATLIIVAVLLMVEAVKRFQEPQEIASGLVIWLALLAIAGNGFSVLLIKKDSKANMNMRSAYLHLITDMMASVAVLVGGLLMKYYELYWVDSVLTFAIGVYLIVVGYDLLKSATHVLMLFTPSDIALEDIAMGICKLEEVDNVHHIHIWQLNDKEIHLEAHVDFNKDISISEFDKILSKIEEVTFHDFGITHINIQPEFGKCDTKDLVVQD; encoded by the coding sequence ATGGGGCATTCTCACGATCACTCGCATGCTCATCCTGAGGTTAAAGGTAAGAATCTGTTAATATCTATAGGGCTAAATATTCTTATTACCGTAGCTCAAATTATTGGTGGTTTCTTAAGCGGTAGTTTATCTTTATTATCTGATGCACTACATAATTTAAGTGATGTGATCTCCCTTATAATTAGCTATGTTGCCAATAGATTATCCAAAAAAGACGCTTCACTAAATAAGACCTTTGGCTTTAAAAGAGCAGAAATAATTGCTGCCTTTGTGAATGCAGCAACCCTTATCATTGTTGCTGTTCTTTTAATGGTTGAAGCCGTAAAACGCTTTCAGGAACCTCAAGAGATCGCATCCGGATTGGTTATATGGCTGGCATTATTAGCTATTGCCGGAAATGGGTTTAGTGTTTTGCTAATTAAAAAAGATAGCAAAGCCAACATGAATATGCGTTCTGCTTATCTGCATCTAATTACAGATATGATGGCTTCTGTAGCAGTACTGGTGGGTGGACTATTAATGAAATATTATGAGCTCTATTGGGTAGATAGTGTACTTACTTTTGCAATTGGTGTCTATCTAATTGTGGTAGGTTATGATCTTCTTAAATCTGCAACTCATGTACTAATGCTCTTTACACCTTCTGATATTGCCTTAGAAGATATTGCCATGGGCATCTGCAAATTAGAAGAAGTAGACAATGTACACCATATTCATATTTGGCAATTAAATGATAAAGAGATTCATTTAGAAGCGCATGTAGACTTTAATAAAGATATATCAATTTCAGAATTTGATAAGATATTATCTAAAATTGAAGAAGTTACTTTTCATGATTTTGGAATTACCCATATAAATATACAGCCAGAATTTGGGAAATGCGATACTAAAGACCTGGTAGTACAGGATTAA
- the folB gene encoding dihydroneopterin aldolase, with protein MGSIKLKNIKVFSYHGCLEEESKIGSDYRVNLSIKGDLSRSAETDLLADTIDYVHLNKIVKEEMAIRSKLLETVAERILARVLNELELVKKAKVHVSKINPPIGGNVGMVTVTRSKSR; from the coding sequence TTGGGAAGTATTAAATTAAAAAATATCAAGGTTTTTTCCTACCACGGATGCCTTGAAGAAGAGAGCAAAATAGGAAGTGATTATAGAGTAAATCTTTCTATAAAAGGAGATCTTTCAAGATCTGCGGAAACAGATTTATTAGCAGATACTATTGATTATGTGCATCTTAATAAGATAGTAAAAGAAGAAATGGCTATAAGATCTAAATTGTTAGAAACTGTTGCAGAACGTATTTTAGCAAGAGTATTAAATGAGTTGGAGCTTGTAAAAAAGGCCAAGGTACATGTATCTAAAATTAACCCTCCTATAGGTGGAAATGTAGGTATGGTAACAGTAACTAGAAGCAAATCGAGATAG
- the rpiB gene encoding ribose 5-phosphate isomerase B, whose protein sequence is MKISIGNDHAGTEYKQAVVAFLEAKGIEVINYGTNSEESVDYPDFVHPVATDVENEKVDLGIIICGSGNGASMTANKHQGVRAALCWTNEIAKLARQHNDANILGIPARYVSQTQAIDMVDTFLNTTFEGGRHQNRVAKIPV, encoded by the coding sequence ATGAAAATTTCTATTGGTAATGATCATGCCGGAACCGAATATAAACAGGCAGTTGTGGCTTTTTTAGAAGCTAAAGGTATTGAAGTTATTAACTATGGTACTAATTCTGAAGAAAGCGTGGACTATCCAGATTTTGTACATCCTGTAGCTACAGATGTAGAAAATGAAAAAGTAGATCTAGGAATCATTATCTGTGGAAGTGGAAATGGCGCTTCTATGACTGCTAATAAACACCAAGGTGTAAGAGCAGCTTTATGTTGGACTAATGAAATTGCAAAATTAGCCCGTCAACATAACGATGCTAATATTTTAGGAATTCCTGCCAGATATGTTTCTCAAACCCAGGCTATAGATATGGTAGATACTTTTTTAAACACAACTTTTGAAGGCGGACGTCATCAAAACAGAGTAGCTAAAATACCAGTTTAA